The genomic region TGATTATGATGATCACTCTGTATGTGATCTACGGTCTGATATTGATCGGCGGCGGGATTATGGGTTACGCCAAGGCAAAGTCCCAGGCGTCGCTGATCTCCGGGATCACAACGGGCGCACTCGCTCTGGCGGGCGCCGCCCTTTATGGGAGCCGCCACGACACGGTGCGTCTCGCCGAAGCGGCGCTCGCGATTATCGTCGCCGTGCTCTTTATCGTGCGCTACACGAAAACCAAGAAGGCGATGCCCGCGATTCCCGTAATCGTGCTGAGCGCCATCGTGATAGCCGCCTCATTTGTCCCGGTCGTGCGGCGCTAATATTTGCAGCGTTCGTCACATCAAAAATCACCATCAACGGTCCCGCTCTCTCGGCGGCGGCCGTTTTGTGATATGATTAAGTATGGACGCTACTGTTGGAACGAAAAAAATCCGACTGCCTTACGGAGTCGTTTTATTTTTTGTCATCTGCGCTATTGTATGGTCCGGGCATTCCCGGCGCATGCCGCCAGCCTACAACGGCATCGTTGCGGAAGGCAAGCACGTTCGCATCTTCGCGCCAGTCGGAGAGCGAAACCACATTGATTATTTCGTCAAATCCGCAGACCACGATTTGGAGTGGTACGCCCACAACCTCCACACCCAATTGCCCGATCAACGATTTGATGTCTACCTTTACGACACGGCCAAGGACTTCGAAAAGGTCAACGTCGAGATTAATCATATCCATACGAATACAGGGCTATGCCGGAGAGGCGTTTCGTATATTCAAGTGCAATCTGGTCCTGGAGGCGCGCCTGTTCAAGATGTCTTTGTTACTGAGGCGGTGCTTGCTCATGAATTATGCCACGCCGTTCATCAGCAGCTATTTCCCTCGTATGCGTATGCTCCCAATTGGCTTCAAGAAGGTGTTGCGGATGCGTGGTCTGAAGAAGCGATGAATGACGATGGTCCTCCCCAGGCAGAAAGGTCGAATTGGTACAGTGCCGATTTTGAGAATGTGGAAAATGCGATACATCGCCGCCAATTACTCTCATTCCACAAAATGATGATGGATCATTTTGTCGGGCATAACCCTTATTATTGTAGCCAATTGTATGGAGAGGCGTACACGCTTATCCGCATGCTGGATGACGGTTCTCCCAGCAACGCAAAGAGGCGGGCAAGATTTCGCCAATTTCTTCAAGAGGTAAACGCCGCATCGGCTTCGAAAAATACATGGGAAAGGACAAACTCACGTTTTTTAGAACTCTTCAGCGGCGATTCGGGAAAGACGTTGAATTCGGAATATAAATCGTACGTTGCCCGCACGCGCATATTTTCGTGGTTTGCTCGAAACGGAAATGTTCAAATTTTGAAGAATGGTGATCTTCGGTCCGAATCGTTTGCAAATCAGGCGACTATCGCCTTCAATAAACGAGCGATATGCTCTCCCAACTTTAAAATCTTTACCGACATTGATCTCTCTCCGAAGGGATCGCGGCGAGTGGATATTGTTCTCAGTAACGCCACTCGCGACTATTATTATTTGATCGATTTCAATAAGAATTGCATCGCTATCATGTCATATGACGGAGCGTATCATATTGCAGTGGTCTACAGGGGCGCCGTTGAAATTTTTCAGTATCCGCGCCATCATCTAGAGGTGAGCGTGCGCAATCATGACATCATTGTTCGTCTCGACGGAAAACAGACTCTCAATTGTCACGTTAAAGATCCCCGGTTTCCGAAACAGTGCTGGGGTGTTGGCGGTAATGATAGCGCTGTGACATTTTCGAATCTCCATCTGGAGCCTCTTTCAGGCGCGTCGTCTTCGCCGTCTTGACAGTTTCGTGCGTGATTGGCTATACTTTGGCCTACTACGCCCCGGAATATATTTGCGGCTCGTTGGGTAAGAACATGAGTAATGTTCTTCAAAAGCGAGCCTAACCGTGTCATTTGTACTTCAGAAAAAACTGGCGAATGCGCCGCAGGCGAGAGGTAAGCTGTACGTGTCGCCGGAAGAAAAAGCGATTATCGAACGCTGCAAGCAAGGGGACTTGGCGGCGTTCAACGAACTGGTGAAGCGGTACGAGAAGCCGGTCTACAACTTCGCGTATCGATTGACGGGTAGTTATGACGATGCAAACGATGTCGCGCAGGACGCTTTTGTGCGCGTGTTCAACGCGATCGGAAGCTTCCGGGGCGATGCTTCGTTCACGACATGGCTGTTTCGGATTACCACCAATGTCTTCTTAGACGAGCGCAAAAAGGCCAAGGCGCACCCGCAGACCTCGCTGGACGAGCAGATGGAGCTGGGCGAATCGGCGGTCGCGCGCCAGATCGAGGATCCGGGGCCGTCGCCCGAGGATCTGACCGAAGAGGCCGAGCGCGGGAAGATCCTTCAGGACGCCGTCTCGTCGCTGCCCGAGTACCAGCGAACCATGGTCGTGCTGTATCACTCGCAGCAGAAGTCGTATGAAGAGATCGCCGAGATCATGGATCTGCCGATCGGAACGGTGAAAAGCCGACTCAACCGCGCCCGACTCGCGCTCAAGGAAAAATTGACTCCGCTGCGGGAACTTTTCAACGCGTGACGGCGTCATACACCCAAGCGGCCCGCAATGGCGCGGCGCCGCCCAAATTTATGAGACGATGACGCCATTGATTTCAGGCGGTTTTGCGCCTGAATTTTGATCCAAACCGGAAACACTGCCATGAAGCTCGAACGAGCGCGCGAACTCTATTCGGACTATGCGGAAGGGACGCTGACCCCGGCCATGAAATTGGCTCTGGAGCAGCACTTTGACGCGGACGCGGAGGCTCGCGCCGATTATGACGAATTCGCGCGCATCTTCGCCGTTCTGGGCGACAGCGCGCCGGTGGATATCGATGTCCCGCTGGGATTCCGCGCCAAGGTCATGGAATTGGCGACCGCCGAGCAGGAACGCCGGGCTTCGGCCCCGCGCTCGCTCGGCGACGCCATCCGCGAGTGGTTCGCGCCCTCTGGACGCCGGCGACTGAGCGGCGGACTATTGGCGGGAGTCGCCGCCCTGGTGGTCGCCGGCGTCGTGTTTAATCCTGCGATTAACCATCCTGGAACCACCCCCGGCACGATGTTCCCGGGAATTAACACCCCAGCGCCGGATGCGACGCCGCTGATGATCCAGGGCGTTTCGACAGGGATGGGAACGGATGGGAACTTCTACCATTACTTCCACATCCATCTGCCGCAGAACGTGCAGAGCGCGACGGTGAACGCCTTTGTCGTCACATCGAGCGATCAGATTACCGATCCGGCTATCCGCGCCTCGGACGCTCATCTCGCGCTCAGCGCGCCGATGACGCTGAGCAACGACGAAGAGATGCAGATCCCGGTGGCGCGCGCCAAGCGGCCCGAGCCGGGCGCGACGCTGGACATGCTGGTCAACTGGCAGTCGGACAGCGATCCGTCGCATGGTGGTTCCCAGGTCGTCTTCACGCCCTTTGACGTGAGCGACGGCGGACCGGCCACGCCGCCGACGGCGAATGGCAACTTCTACGATACGCTGCGCGCCATCGCCTCCGTCTATCATGTGACGGTGATCGCCGACGCCACTTCGTCTCCGACGGTGGCGGCTGCGGGATGGACGTCCGGCGACGATGTCTCCAAGGCCCTTAACACGGTCGCGGGCTCCGTCAGCTACGGCGTGCGGAAGCTGAACGACACGACATACCAGGTTTTCGACAAACGTTAATTTTTGACGGAAATGTTTGAAACAAATGAGACGCATCATTGCTCTATTGCTCCGGGAGAGTGACATAGCAGTGATGCGTTCTTTTTATTTTCGCGCCACGGTTTTCGCGGGAGCGGCGGCCATCTTCGGATCCGCCGGATCGGTTCAGGCCGCCACGCGCATTCAGAAGGAAGTTCTGATCGGCAACGGCACGGCGGGGCCCTACGCCCTGTCCTGGAAGAACATCGTCCGCACGGGCGAGGCCGTCACGGTCAACACCCTGCCGCAGCTGCGCGGACTGGATTACACGTTCGACCCCGACGCTGGCACGGTGACGTTCGTCAATCCGCTCAGCACGCACTCCACCGCCACGGTCGAATATATTTACGATTCCGAAACGGCGCACGCGGTCAGCAACAGCCTGATCATGCCGCTGCAATTGAATCTCGCGCAGTCCGAAACCTCCAACCTCTTTGTCTCCGCGCTTTATCGAAAGAACACCACCGACTCGACGGTCGGCAGCGGGCAGGACGCGCTCACCCTCGGCGTGGGCACCGGCTGGCAGGGCGGGCACAACACGCAGCTCACGACCCGGTTCTTCTTCGCCCCGTCCGTGGGCGACGGGACGCCCACGGATAAAGATCGCATGGGCTGGTCTCTGGCGGGAGGGACGAACGCCAGCCGCACGACCCGTCTGTCGTTCAACCTGAGCCGGGACAGCAGCAGTCTGACCAACCTTCCCACCGACGCCGGCTTGCAGGTCGGCAATCAGCACCTCGGCCTGGGACTTCAGATGGCGCCGTCGCGTACGATGACGACATCGCTCACCTACAGCCAGGACGCCACCGCCGCTAACCCAGCGGCGGCGACATCGCAGATCGCCGCCGCGATGACTCTCACGCCCAATCAGAAGCTCAAGATCCAGACCAATCTCCAGGAAAACGCCACGCACGGCGCCGCCGTTTCGCACACTGCGAGTGTCGCCGTGGACGCCAAGCCGGCCGGCAACACACAGGTCACCGCCAACTACGCCACGACGGACACCGCCGGGACCGCCAGCGACACGCAGACGATGAACCTGGGCGCCGCCGTCGGCGTGAGCAAGACGGTGGCCGTCACGACGAACGCCGCGCAGTCACGCACGGGCTCCTCAGTGACCAGCCAGCAGGGCGCGGGCCTGCGCTTCGCGCCGAACAGCAAGGTGACGTTGAACACCAGCGTCAACACCCAGCAGGACAGCACCGGCAATGCGCTCATCACCTCGGTGGACGGCACGGTTCTCCCGGCCCGGGATCTGTCGGTAAGCGCCGCCTACAAGAGTCGCGATATGATGCAGGGCGCGCAAACTCCGCAGAACTCGCTGGACACCACCTCGGCCAAAGTCGCGCTCGGGCCATCGCGCCTGCGCGTCACCGGGTCCTACGTCCGCAACGCCGATGACGGCGGAACCCCGCAGCAAATCGAGCAGCGCGGCTTCGGCCTCGAAACCAACGTCGGCGCCCTGAGCCTCTCCGGGGGCTACGACTGGCGTCAATGCTACGCCGCCCAAACCCTCGGCGCCGGAGTCCATCTCGCGCTGGGCCTGCGCCTCTCCTCCACCACACAGCTCACCGGCGGATTCCAGCAAAGTCTAGACGATGTCACCACCGCCCCGCACGGCGCCTCCACCTACAGCGTCGGCTTCAAGCACAACGTCGGCGACCGCTTCCAGCTCGCCGTGGACGGCACAGTGCAGCAAAGCGTGGGGACTGCGGTGAATAACGCGAATGCATACACGGCGAATGCGAGTTTGGGGATGAAGTTTTAGGGGAGGCCCTCTATCACAAGGCCAATGATAAGATGCGTCATTCGCCGGGCATTCTTATCATTCGCCAGCCTTCTGACTCTGATGAAGAGTGACCCGAAGCATTCTTCCGTCACGCCACATACCCTAGGCTATCCAAAAACTCCAAACTCTTCAACTCTCTCTCGATCCGGAACCTCAGATATCGCCGCAGCGCCAGGCGCGTCTGGTTGAGCGCGCGCGCCGACGGCGTCGGCAGCTGCGCCGTTAAATGTCCGTTGTCGGGGCCGAAGCGCTGCAAGGTTTGCAGGAGCGTCAGGCCCTCGTAGTCCAGGGCGCTGTGGTCGGCGTTGCGGGCGGGGTGGGCGTGGCGTGGGCAGATCGCGCCGCCGAGGGAGGCGGAGAGGGCGAACTCTTCGTCGTGGGCGAAGTGGCCGGGCAGGAACTCGCGGCAGACGGCGCAGTTGGCGAGGTCCGGCGCGTAGCCAAGGTCCTGAAGCAGCTGGATGTCGAACCAGCGAGCCGCAAGCTCCGGCGGGGTGACGCGCTGGAGGATGTACAGGCCCGAAAGCAGCAGATCGTAGAGGACGGGGTTGGGATCGTGGTCGGCGACCACATGGTCGATCAGATCGGCGAAGTAGAGCCCGTGCGCCAGCCGCTGGATATCCTGGCGAAGATCGGTGAACGACTCTTTGATTTCCGTCTGCGTCACGATCTCCAGAGACTTACCCGTCGCGAGCTGGAACCGCGTGCAGGTGAGTAACTCCGTCGACCCCGACATGCGCGAGATCGCCTTACGCGCGCCCTTTGCAATCGCCGAGATACGGCCGCGATCGCGCGAGTAGAGCGTGAGGATCTTGTCAGTCTCGCCGTAATTCAATCGACGGATGACGATGGCGACGGTGTTGTAGGCAGGCATGGTGAGGGGATTATACCCGGTGGGCTCGTCCCTATTCCCCCGCGCTTTGGGGAATAGGGACTTACTTCCCTTCCGGATTATAAGCGTTGTACAGCGCCGCGCCGGACGAGGTTCCGATGCGGTTCGCGCCGGCGTCCAGCATCTGCATGGCGCTTTCGATCGTTTTGATGCCGCCCGACGCCTTGATGCCGATGGTGTTGGGGCCGACGGCGCGGCGGATCAGACGGATGTCCTCGGGGGTTGCGCCGCCTTTGCCGGTGCCGGTGGAGGTTTTGATGAAGTCCGCGCCGGCGTCGCGCACGAGGCGGCTGGCGATTTCTTTTTCGGCGTCGGTAAGGTAGCAGGTCTCGATGATGATCTTGACGAGCACTCGCCGCGAATCCTCCATCAGGTTCGCCGGGCGGGCCGCTTCGATCACATCGCGCAGGTCCTGGGCGATGGCTTCGTAGTCGCCGGATTTGAACTTACTGATATTCAGGAGAACATCCAGCTCTTTCGCCCCATTGGCGATGGCGTTCTTGGTCTCGTAGACTTTGGCGAGGCGCGTGCCGGCGCCGAACGGGAAGTCGATCACGGTGCAGACTTTGACGTCCGACGCTTCGAGGGCGCGGACGGCGGTTCCCACCCAGCAGGGGAAGATGCAGACGCTGGCAAAATGGCGCTTGGCGCTTTCCTCACAGAGACGCAGTACGTCGTCGCGGGTGGCGTCCGGACGCAGCAGCGTATTGTCGATCATCTTGGCGAATTGCTGTTTGCTGTACATCTGGGCTTGTGATCTACTTCCTTGAACGCGTGTGTGTCAGAATCGGCGTGTGGCGGCCTTCCAGCCGGAGACAAGATCGCGGACGGCGGCGTCTCTGCCGGGATTGTCGGCGTTTTGGTGCAGAAACTCTACTAATTTGCTGCCGACCACGGCGCCGTCCGCCATGGCGCAAACCTGCGCGACATGCTCGGGATTGGATACGCCGAAGCCGACGCACACCGGGGTATCGGTCGCCGCCCGGATCTGGTCGATCAATTGCGGCAAGTCCGCCGGCATCTCCTTACGTGCGCCCGTCACGCCCGTGCGCGAGACGCAGTAAACAAATCCGGTGCTGCTGCCGGCGATGCGCGCGATGCGCTCCGTCGTCGAAGTCGGCGCCACCAGAAACACGGTGGAGATTCCATGCGCCTGCGCCGCCGCCTTCCACGGCTCCGCTTCTTCCGGCGGCAGGTCCGTCAGGATCGCTCCGTCCGCGCCCGCCTCCGCCGCGTCCTTCGCGAACCGCTCCAGCCCATAGATCCAGACCAGGTTATACGACGTCATCAGAACGATCGGAACCTGCGTCTTCTCTCGCGCCTGGCGTACGAGATCCAGCGACATCGGCGGCGTGACGCCCCGGTCCAGCGCCCGCTGCGAGGACGCCTGAATGATCGGCCCGTCCGCAAGCGGGTCGGAGTAGGGAATCCCCAGCTCCACGACATCCGCGCCGGCTTCCGCGATCAGCGCGATCAGGTCGGGAGTGCTCTCGACGCCGGGATCGCCGGCGGTGAGGAAGGCGACCAGCGCGCCTTCGTTTTTATTCTTCAGTGCGGCGAATGTTTGAGGTAATCGGGATGGCATAGTATGGTTACAATTCGTAGCTTGTTGCGATAACCGCGCTCCAATACCCCCGGTTATGAAACCCGGGTCTGGGAGCGCAATGCGCTAAGCGTCCGTGCCGGACGCAAATGCCGGTGATCGATGAACATATCCTCCGTCCGGCACGGACGGTTAGATGCGAAGCATCTCACAGACCCGGGTTTCATAACCGGGGAAATGCTACAACAGCCCCAGCCGCCGCGCGACTTGATCGACGTCTTTGTCGCCGCGTCCGGAGAGGCACACGATCAGCTTCTGCTCTTTCGGAAGCGTCGGGGCCAGCTTGCGGACGTGGGCGAAGGCGTGGGAGCTTTCCAGCGCCGGGATGATGCCTTCGGATTTGGCGACCCACTGGAAGGCGTCGAGCGCTTCTTCGTCGGTGACGGAGACGTATTCGGCGCGGCCTTGCTCCTTGAAATGCGCGTGCTCGGGACCGACGCCGGGGTAATCCAGGCCGGCGGAGATTGAGTGGGTGCTGCGCACCTGGCCGTGTGTATCCTGAAGGACATACGATGCGGAGCCGTGGAGAACGCCTTTGGAGCCGGCGGTCAGCGTCGCGGCGTGATGCTCCGTATGCAGCCCGTGGCCGGCGGCTTCCACGCCGATCAGGCGAACGCCGGCGTCATGCACGAACGGGTAGAAGATGCCCATGGCGTTCGATCCGCCGCCGATGCAGGCGACGACCACGTCCGGCAGGCCGCCCGTCTCTTCCTGAATCTGCTGGCGCGATTCGATGCCGATGATGCTCTGGAAATCGCGGACCATCGTGGGGTAGGGGTGCGGGCCGGCGACGGTGCCGATGATGTAGTGCGTGTTGCGGACATTGGTGACCCAGTCACGCATCGCCTCGTTCAAGGCGTCTTTCAAAGTGCGCGTGCCGCTGGAGACGGGGATGACCTTCGCGCCGAGCAGGTTCATGCGGATGACATTGAGCTTCTGGCGCTCGACATCTTCCTCGCCCATATACACTTCGCACTCATAGCCGAAGAGCGCGCACGCCGTCGCGGTGGCGACGCCGTGCTGTCCGGCGCCGGTTTCGGCGATGATGCGCGGCTTGTTCATGCGCTTGGCGAGGAGAATTTGGCCGAGCGCGTTATTGATCTTGTGCGCGCCGGTGTGCGCCAGGTCCTCGCGCTTGAGATAGATCTGCGCGCCGCCGAGCTCACGCGTCATCTTCTCGGCGAAAAACAGCGGGGTGGGGCGGCCGACATAATCCTTGCAGTAGTAGGCGAATTCTTCCTGAAACGCCGGGTCGGCCTTGGCCTTGGCGTACGCCTCGGTCAGCTCGTCCAGCGCGGGGATGATGGTTTCGGGGACAAAACGTCCGCCGAACTCGCCGCCGAACCGCCCCTGCGCGTCCGCGACATACAAATTCTCGGCCGAAAGTGTGTCAACTGCCATGTTCGTACTTCTTTCTGCTTACGCTGATATTCTATCACCCGCGCGCGGGCGTTGTCAAATGCTTGTCTCCTACAACTGGAAGGTTGTAGGCTTTGCTGGGGCGAAACCCGCTGAAGCAGGTTGAGGAATTACGAGAGCGGCGGCGTAATCCCAGAGTCTGCTTGAGCGGACTTTGCTCCCGCCTTGCCCACAAGCTTCCACTTGTAGGATCGGATGCTGATTGCTAAGATTGCCGCGCGTCCCATGCGCGGACGGCTTTAATGAACGCCTTCACCTTCGCGTGGTCCTTCACGCCGGGACTGCTTTCGACGCCGGACGCGACATCCACGCATTCCGGGCGCACGGCTTCCAGGGCGTCGGCGACGTTCTCCGGTGTCAGGCCGCCGGCGAGGATAATGGCCTTGCCGCTCAGGCGCTTCGCCTCTACGGCAAGGTCCCAATTGAATGTCTCGCCCGCGCCGCCCAGCTTGTCCTTGTGATATGTGTCCAATAATAGGGCCGAAACCGGATCGGAGAACGCCTGGATCTCATCGAGCGTGGACGCATCCTTCATTCGAAAGCATTTGATGCGCCAGTGCGTATTGCGTCGGGATTGCCCCTTATCCGTGGTCTCGTGGTAATATTGAATGTAGTCGGCGGGGTAGTTATTCGCGTCCTCGGGATGCATCACCACGACGACGCGTTTGACAAACAAAGGCGGCTGCGCGGCGATCTCCTCAAACCGCTCCGGCGAAACAAAGCGCGGCGAGTGAGGGACCGCGATAAACCCCAGAGCGTCCGCTCCGTACGCCGCCGCCGCCTCCGCATCCTCGCGGTTCGTAATTCCACAAATCTTAACCCGTGTCATAAGATGATTATACTCTCTTCGCACTCTGTGCGAGCTCCAGCATCCGCGCCACCACCCGCTCGCGCAGTTCGCCTTTGGGAGACGCTAATCCCAGCATCTCCGTCAGCCACAGCCCATCCGCCGCCAGGCGCAGCAGCGTCGCCGTGGCATCATCGATCCCGTCCGCCTCCGCGCGCGACTGCCACTCCCCAAATCGCGCCCGAATCCTCTCCATCACCGCCGGATCGCTGGCGGCCGCCGCCATCAAGCCCACCGAAGGATCCCCGTCCTCCTGAGGCTCGGCCGACGCTTGCGCATAAGCCCGCGTCCACCGTCCATCCTCTTGGCCATCTTCCGACGAAAACCCCTCAATCCGCCCTTCAAACCGCGCAATCCGCTCCTCGGCCAGCGCCGCAATCAATGCATACTTGCTCGGAAAGTGATACAGCACGCCGCCCTTGCTCACCCCCGCCTCCTCCGCCAGCGCATCCTGCGTCAGCTTGGACACCCCGTCCCGCCGCACGATCCGCGCCGCCGCCTGAAGCAGCATCGCCTTTTTGCTGTTTGCGTACATGGGGATAGTATACCGTCCGGACAGTACAGTATTCAAGTGCAAGACAAATTTGCGATAATGGCAGGTATCTTTAACGCATGGATTCACACGAGCGCTTAGTAGGCAGGATGCCTCTGGATAACCTTTGGAATAATGATGGCCCGCTGGAGGCTGTGAAAGGCCGTCAGTTGTCGAAGGACGATATTAAAGGATTACTCCGACTTGGCCCTGTATCTTTTGTCGTTGTGGATACCGGTCATCCAATGAGATGGATAGCAGCCAAGGGATGTTTCGATTTTTGGAAGAGTGAGGCGGAGGTCCACCTGCACGAAATTGCAAGAAGATACTACAGTGATTACCCAGAAGAGTATTTCTATTTTGCCCACGAATGGATACTTGGCGATGGCGTAAGGATCGTCGTTTTGGAGAAGCATCACTGAACGCCGCTGCGCCAGCGTGAATAGACTCTGGCCTCCTGCAACCTTTGCCGCCAGCTTGTGTCACAAGCTTTGGGGAACGCATTGGCGCATGGCGGCGTTTGGAAGCGAATCCGAGCAAACGCCGTCCATTCCGTCGGATGCGTGAGCAAAATATCAAATCTAGAAATGGCGAAGAGGCTCCCATGAATCACGACTTCTTGTTTATTGCACTGATCCCAGTTGTTGTCCTTGTTCTTGCCTCCCTTGTTCCGTTGATGACGAAGAACTTCTCGGGCGGATCGATGGATATCATGCGCGACACCAGGCTGCGACTGGAAGAAACGCGCCGGGAGCAGCACGAGTTTCAGCAGCAGCTCCTCATGGAGCTGCGCCGTCATAACGACGTCATGGAGCGCCAAACGGAGACGATCGCTCG from Capsulimonas corticalis harbors:
- the trpB gene encoding tryptophan synthase subunit beta gives rise to the protein MAVDTLSAENLYVADAQGRFGGEFGGRFVPETIIPALDELTEAYAKAKADPAFQEEFAYYCKDYVGRPTPLFFAEKMTRELGGAQIYLKREDLAHTGAHKINNALGQILLAKRMNKPRIIAETGAGQHGVATATACALFGYECEVYMGEEDVERQKLNVIRMNLLGAKVIPVSSGTRTLKDALNEAMRDWVTNVRNTHYIIGTVAGPHPYPTMVRDFQSIIGIESRQQIQEETGGLPDVVVACIGGGSNAMGIFYPFVHDAGVRLIGVEAAGHGLHTEHHAATLTAGSKGVLHGSASYVLQDTHGQVRSTHSISAGLDYPGVGPEHAHFKEQGRAEYVSVTDEEALDAFQWVAKSEGIIPALESSHAFAHVRKLAPTLPKEQKLIVCLSGRGDKDVDQVARRLGLL
- a CDS encoding TMEM14 family protein, with product MMITLYVIYGLILIGGGIMGYAKAKSQASLISGITTGALALAGAALYGSRHDTVRLAEAALAIIVAVLFIVRYTKTKKAMPAIPVIVLSAIVIAASFVPVVRR
- a CDS encoding RNA polymerase sigma factor, whose translation is MSFVLQKKLANAPQARGKLYVSPEEKAIIERCKQGDLAAFNELVKRYEKPVYNFAYRLTGSYDDANDVAQDAFVRVFNAIGSFRGDASFTTWLFRITTNVFLDERKKAKAHPQTSLDEQMELGESAVARQIEDPGPSPEDLTEEAERGKILQDAVSSLPEYQRTMVVLYHSQQKSYEEIAEIMDLPIGTVKSRLNRARLALKEKLTPLRELFNA
- a CDS encoding phosphoribosylanthranilate isomerase, which produces MTRVKICGITNREDAEAAAAYGADALGFIAVPHSPRFVSPERFEEIAAQPPLFVKRVVVVMHPEDANNYPADYIQYYHETTDKGQSRRNTHWRIKCFRMKDASTLDEIQAFSDPVSALLLDTYHKDKLGGAGETFNWDLAVEAKRLSGKAIILAGGLTPENVADALEAVRPECVDVASGVESSPGVKDHAKVKAFIKAVRAWDARQS
- the trpA gene encoding tryptophan synthase subunit alpha — translated: MPSRLPQTFAALKNKNEGALVAFLTAGDPGVESTPDLIALIAEAGADVVELGIPYSDPLADGPIIQASSQRALDRGVTPPMSLDLVRQAREKTQVPIVLMTSYNLVWIYGLERFAKDAAEAGADGAILTDLPPEEAEPWKAAAQAHGISTVFLVAPTSTTERIARIAGSSTGFVYCVSRTGVTGARKEMPADLPQLIDQIRAATDTPVCVGFGVSNPEHVAQVCAMADGAVVGSKLVEFLHQNADNPGRDAAVRDLVSGWKAATRRF
- the recO gene encoding DNA repair protein RecO; the encoded protein is MPAYNTVAIVIRRLNYGETDKILTLYSRDRGRISAIAKGARKAISRMSGSTELLTCTRFQLATGKSLEIVTQTEIKESFTDLRQDIQRLAHGLYFADLIDHVVADHDPNPVLYDLLLSGLYILQRVTPPELAARWFDIQLLQDLGYAPDLANCAVCREFLPGHFAHDEEFALSASLGGAICPRHAHPARNADHSALDYEGLTLLQTLQRFGPDNGHLTAQLPTPSARALNQTRLALRRYLRFRIERELKSLEFLDSLGYVA
- a CDS encoding anti-sigma factor family protein, translating into MKLERARELYSDYAEGTLTPAMKLALEQHFDADAEARADYDEFARIFAVLGDSAPVDIDVPLGFRAKVMELATAEQERRASAPRSLGDAIREWFAPSGRRRLSGGLLAGVAALVVAGVVFNPAINHPGTTPGTMFPGINTPAPDATPLMIQGVSTGMGTDGNFYHYFHIHLPQNVQSATVNAFVVTSSDQITDPAIRASDAHLALSAPMTLSNDEEMQIPVARAKRPEPGATLDMLVNWQSDSDPSHGGSQVVFTPFDVSDGGPATPPTANGNFYDTLRAIASVYHVTVIADATSSPTVAAAGWTSGDDVSKALNTVAGSVSYGVRKLNDTTYQVFDKR
- the deoC gene encoding deoxyribose-phosphate aldolase; translated protein: MYSKQQFAKMIDNTLLRPDATRDDVLRLCEESAKRHFASVCIFPCWVGTAVRALEASDVKVCTVIDFPFGAGTRLAKVYETKNAIANGAKELDVLLNISKFKSGDYEAIAQDLRDVIEAARPANLMEDSRRVLVKIIIETCYLTDAEKEIASRLVRDAGADFIKTSTGTGKGGATPEDIRLIRRAVGPNTIGIKASGGIKTIESAMQMLDAGANRIGTSSGAALYNAYNPEGK
- a CDS encoding TetR/AcrR family transcriptional regulator encodes the protein MYANSKKAMLLQAAARIVRRDGVSKLTQDALAEEAGVSKGGVLYHFPSKYALIAALAEERIARFEGRIEGFSSEDGQEDGRWTRAYAQASAEPQEDGDPSVGLMAAAASDPAVMERIRARFGEWQSRAEADGIDDATATLLRLAADGLWLTEMLGLASPKGELRERVVARMLELAQSAKRV